The sequence ACCTTCCCAACCCATCATGCCTGAGGCTACCACGTCTGGGGGAGGCAAACCGTGTCCTGCACAAGGGCACCCAGCAGAGGCGAGTGAGGGCTGGGTCCAGCCCAGTCCACCTGCCAGGGCACTGGTCCATCCACCCAGAGGGGCGCTTTATTCTAAATCGCACAAGGCACCCCGTGAGAAGCCACAGCCCTAAGCAGTACCCCAAGaccacccatccccacccccacccccaccctcctctcctgaCCACCCTCCTTCCCACAGCTTCTCCCGGCTGCCCACCCCAACGTTCCCCGACCTGGATCATCTCGGCGGGCTCTTCCCCATCCGTGACGATCTCCACCTGGGCCTTGCCCTGCCGCTCACTGTCCCGGATGGCCAGGGCCAGGTCCCGCGCCTTGTTGCGCTCCAGGATGTTGGACTTGCCACCACACCAGGCGAAGATGTtctggagggaagtggggaggctCAACTGCCTGCATCCAGCCtgctgtgcacgtgtgtgtggcgggggggggggggccggtGGTCCTGAAGAACTGCCCCTGGGGGCAAGGCCATCTAAGACAACACGACACTTTTTGCGAGAGTGTTCTGTGGCCAACCTATGtctctcctgctttccttttcttcacaagGCTCACCCGCAAATACATAAAGTCTTGATCTTGTCTGTAATCTATCTCCCCTGACTGGAAAGTAAGCTTCACTAGGGCAggtgttttgctttgctttgctttgttcaCAGCCGTGTGCCCAGTACTTAAACAGAGACTGGCACATATCCAGACACGtattaaatattgaatgaatgaatgaacgaatgagtgAGGGATGGGGTGATTGGCACCCTGGAGCCCCGTATCTCACACCACCACCTGCACCCTGCTGCGCTGGTCTCTTCCCTCCACTCACTACTGCTCACCCTCCTCACACACTGCCCGAGGTGGGCTTCCTGCCTGGAGCCTTCAGTACAAGGTGCAGTCCAGACTCCTCCCAACACTCTCAGGACCTGGATCTCGGGCTCCACAACAATTTTCGCTCCCACAGCTCCTGTCCCCACTCAGGGTCTCAGCCCAGCTAGTCCTCTCCCTGCCGTCAGCATGTGTTTCTGCACCTCTCCCCCTTCAGTGCCTCAGCCTCACCTCGCCTGTCCCTTCACCGGGAGAGGCAAGTCCCCCCTTCGAGAGGCTCTAGTCAGATGGCTCCTGCCTGGAACAGTGGCATCAGCGCCCGCTAGAGGGAGCCCTCCCGGCCCCAAGCACCCCTCAGCACAGGTCCTGCTTCTCGGGAGTCCTCATCGCATCCCAGGGAGCATTACAGCAGGTGACAGGCCTGTGTGGGCTGCCTTCCCAGGGCAAGCCATTTGTGGTCCCCCGGCAGGCTCTGAGTAGGCAGCAGAGGCTCACTGAGTGAAGGGCTGAGCGGACAAATGAATGAGAGGTCTGGCTGGCGCGACCTCAGAGTTAAAAGGCTCCAAGAGGAGGAGATGGTGGGCTGCCGTGTTAGAGACCCTGGCTAGACGGCAGAGGGAGGTTTCTGCCTTTCTGAATGTAAGATGTTTTCTAAAGGCTGGAGCGGCTTCTCTCCCGCTCCCTGGCACTCTTAAAAGCCGGGTGCCCACATGGCGCTCAGCCCCGCCAGCCTGCTCACCTGGCCCAGGTCCAGGATGAAGCAGTCCCCAGTGTTGAAGCTATCCCAGCTCAGTGCCCGCTCGGTGGCCCGGATGTTCTTCTTCCCCTTCACCTGGTACAGTTTCTTGATGGCAGCTGGAGCGGCCCCGGGGGAGGTCTTGTGAAATGCTGAGTCCACTCCGCCCTCCTGCAGCCCAGACCAGTCAACCTTAGCGGGCTGATGGGAGCCCCCCAGTCCTCCACAGCCCCTGCCAGCAGGGGATGGGGTAGGGAGGACCCAGGCCTGAGGGCGCCTGGGCCTCCTGCAGGGTGAGAACTGGCTGGAAGGAGGAGTGGCTCGGAGAGAAGCCGCAGGCTAAGGGTGCCAGAAGGTGGGCTCTGACCTGGTACTTGAGGCCACGTGGGAAGTAGCTCATGAAGAGGTCGGACTCATTGCCCTGCACCTCTCGATGCTGCACGGGCCGCTCCCCAAGTAGGGTGTTGAGATGCACGGCCAGCATAGCGCAGGCCCCCTGCTCGTCCCGGGAGGACTGCTGGCCtgcaggggcggggaggggcaggcaagGCCCGTGAGACCCATGCCAGCCCCAGCTCCCGCTGGGGCCACACCCCCAGCTTGGCCCACAGCCTCCTTACCTATCCACAGGTGCAGGTGGGACAGCTCTTCCGGGCCATTGTGCAGCACGAGGTAGGAGTCCCCCGAGAAGAAGACGCCCTGGCTCTCACGTGCTACAGGCACTGGCTTCAGTTTCTCCACCCGCCATACATGCAAGCCAGGATCCTGCACTGAGGCTGGGAACGGAGAGCCGCTGCAGGAGGGAagcaggggggtggtggtggccagGGCCCAGGAGGAGTGGGCCCAAGCAGACACCGGGGAGGACCGGGGTGGGCGGGGGACCGGTGTGGGCATGAGGGAAGCTGTGAGGAGGGCAGTCCTTGAggcagaaggggagaagggaaaggggatGGAGCATATAGCCTACCTCTGGGGGAGGCGTGTGTACATGCTGTTTCCGGTTCTAGAAAGACAGAAGAAGCCGTTATGATTACAAATGTTATGACAACCACCCTTCACTTTGGTCTGGGGACGCCTTTCCAGGTGTCAAATGCTATCATATTCATTAACAATTTCATCGCAAGAGCCCAAGAGATTACCCTGGCTCCATTATGCAGGCAAAGACACTGAGGCTTAGAAAATCAAAGTACAAAGCTTGTGAGTGGCTAGTGAAAACTAGGTTTCTGACTCCTGGGCCAATGTCTTTCTCTTGCTGTGACTTCTCAGCCATACCTCTCCTCTGCTTCCAGAACCCTAACTCTGGTCCTTACACGGGACTGACTGACATACAGCTCTTTAAGTAATAActgcttatattagaaaagtcaaaaatcggggcgcctgggtggctcagtggattaagccgctgccttcggctcaggtcatgatcccagtgtcctgggatcgagccccgcatcgggctctctgctcaccagggagcctgcttccccttctatctctgcctgactctctgcctacttgtgatctctctctctgtcaaataaataaataaaatctttaaaaaaaaaaaaaaagaaaagtcaaaaatCAGTAACTTAAGTTCCCACCATAACAAtgccagagaaggaaaagaaaattaaacccagaataatcagaagaaatgaaataataaaaataagtgcagaaatcaatagaaataaaaaaatatatatggagagaaaatcaatgaagctgggttttttttaagattttatttatttatttgacagacagagatcacaagtaggcagagagaggggaagcagactccctgctgagcagagagcccgatgtggggctcgatcccaggaccctggcatcatgacctgagccaaaggcagaggctttaacccactgagccacccaggtaccccaagaagctggtttttgaaaaaaaatcaataaaactgatgaGCCTTTAGATAAActgattaggaaaaagaaaagacataaattTCCAGTTCAGAAATAAGAGAATGATTCACTACAGATTCTACAAATattaaaaggacaaagaaaatattacaaaaactTATGCcaatattttcaacaaaatatatgaaatgggaaaatacCTTGAAGGATATAAATTATGAAAGTTCaatcaagaaaaaatagactACCTGAATAGTTTtcatatctattaaagaaactgaatttgtaCTTAACCCTCTGCCTCTAATTGCATATCATGgtacattctttttatttatttttttcttttcattcttcctttctttctttgagagagagggaaagggagaagcagactccctgctgggcagggttcaatcccaagatcctgggatcatgatctgaactgaaatcaagagttggatgttcaactgagccacccaagggacCCCCAAGACATGGTacattctaccaaaaatttaaagaagacaaaGTACCAATTCCATTTTCCAGAAAATAGGAGAGAGAACTTTCCCAATTCATTCTATGCcaccagcattatcctgatataaaaaaacaagataaatatattatagaaaagaaaattagcgTGTACCTGATTctagaaggaccttgagggactGAGGAAatttttcctcccccacacctcAAATGTCATGTTATTCTATAGGTCAGTGAAAGCAATCTTTTTTGGACAAGTTACTCAAGAGGGAAATGGTAAAGGcaagtatttcaaaaatatatattatttttttttaaatcagcaaatGCAATAGCTACAGCTTCGCTTACCATCTGTTTCCTATGTTTCTATTACTAcacagcttctttttttctttcttggcttaAAATGCACAGCCCACACTAGCCAGCACTTTAACACAATTCACGCTGTGCAGGTGAACAGCATCTGCTACTCAGGGTTAAGGGCCTGGGGAATTTCAGGGTGAAGAGACAAATGGGCACCATGGGGAGCTTTTTGGGGCTGGAGAAGCAGGAAGGGCGAAGAGCCATCCTTAGGGGAtaagcaggagaggagagggtgtTGGGTCTGAGCAGAAAACGGAGGGAAAACAGGAGCAGTGGTAATGGCTGTCAAAAACCACGGGAATCATGACTTCTTTTCCATTCCTAACTCACAGCAGAGCTGAAGGCATTGTTTGGAATCACTCTTTCCCAAAGCAGGAGGCAATGAGGGGAAATTTGGGGAGGGAACCTTTAATGTTCCTCCATTCCACAAAAGGTCACATGCTTGCCCACATCCCTTGCCACAGGCCCTCAGCCTGTGACTCAGGTCTGAAAGGGTGGGGCGGCTATCCCACGCCCCAGCCAGCAAGGAGAGATAGTGTGAACAAGAGGGTCAGTTGTGAGCtttactatttttccttttatgtcccTGACCGGGGAGCTCGGGCCATACCCCAGAAGCAGGCAGCCCCCCATCGGAACTGCGGGTCTCCGGGATCCACTTGGCCACCTGCTTCTTCATCATCCTCCCTGCCTGATCAAATTAGCTTGGGATCTTATAAAAACAcagctgccccagccccaggcctggaGATTTTGATCACAGAGGTGTGGAGTGGGGCCTGTGCATCTGCATTTTGAACATACGTTCCAGGTGATTTTCCGCTGCCCGTTAACTGGCCAGAAAGGCATCTCACACCTGCCTGTACATTAGAATCATCGAGCTCAAAAAAATATCCCAGTATCCAGGCCACACACCAGAACAGTTGAAATCAGAGTTCCCGGGGTGGAGCCAGGATGGAGGGCAGGTGTGAGAAGTTCCAGGGAGACTCTAAAGTTCAGGTCGGGGCGGGAACACCTGCCATCCCGTCAGATCCCTGCCCCTTGGCCTTCTGCTCTAGGGGCCATCAGACACCTCTCCCTTCCAGCGACTCTGCTCAAGCCCACAGCAGCTTAAGCTTGCCCAGTGTTCACACCCACTTCAAGTCCAGTGAAGCCCCACCACCCTCTAGGCCCAGACCAAACCCCAGCTGTCCAATGAGCCTGCCAGGACGTTCGGCAGTCTTTTCCGGGAGCACTCCCAGCCCTCTCACTCAGGAGCAGATACTCCAGTCTCTACCTGCAGGTTGTCTATTAGGATGATCTGGCAGCTTCACATCTCAGCCAGAGCCGAAGACTCGACTGACACGCCTGTGTTCCTCCAACAGCCCAAGATAGGCTCCGTGCAATTCCATACAAAGTCTACACTGGGAGCTTGGCACTGGGCAAAGTGATGGTGGGGgcacagaaatgagaaagaacaacCCATGTCTCATGGTTTACCTGGAGGAGACAGAGCAGTCGGGAGCCATCACACCCAGTGGCTCCACAAACTTCCCCTAAGTGGGGAATGTCATAGAATCACAGATGTCAGCGTTAAAAGGCGCCTAAATACTTATCTAATCCTGTTCCGCATCTGCCTCCCAACACATGCCCATACGTACACAGTGCAGGAATCTCTTCTACAGCATCCCTCACCGTCCTCCTCTTGCACACTTCTGGTGATGGGGAACTTACCACCTCACAGGATAGCCTCTTCCACAAATACCTCTTACCTTAAAACCTTTGCTTCTTCCCACTCTCGGAGTACTCTGAGTTATGGATCTGCCTACCTCCCCTACTAGGCTATAACGGGCCCTTTGGGCGGAGACAGTACTTTGCCTCTCTAAACATAGCTAGAACCTGAAGGGGAGCAAAATATACCACCCCAAAATAAGCCTCTTTGGCATGTTGATTATTTTAAACCGGCTATTTTTAAGAAGCAGCAGACTCAGGTAACATTCTGAAAACGAAGTAGAAGTTGTCCTTGATAAGAGACATTTACTCTTATAAGGGAAATCTCCCTTGGGAGGGGGGATGACTGTAGCAACTTATCCAAGGGGGAAGCAGCCACTTAAATCTTCGTAACAATCTTTCCCTTGTTCATTATGCCTTTCCTGGTAACCTCCTGTAACTGACCcccaacatctttttttctttaacataagATGGTATTTAATGGTATTTCTAATGGCTTCAATCATTTCAGGGtgttttcctgggtctctcccaAGTATACAGGAGGTATACACGTGATTAaactgtttttctcctgttaatctgtcttgtaTCAATTTACTAGACCAGAAtctagaagggaagaagggaaaacttTTCTGCCGCTATAAACCCTACCCTGTGCCGGGCACCCGGCGGGCGCTCAGAGAACATACAGGATACCTAGGACTTGTAGGGCTGTGGTTCCAACAGCAGCACAGCGGGAGCCCAAGAGAGCACCGGATTTCACAGGCTGGGACAGGTTGCAACAGCCCTAGAGCCAGAAAGCAGAGGCTGGGGAATCCAGAGAGACTGTCCGGAggccaggagtgggggagggtgcaCAAAGGGCTTGGCCCTCAAACAGCGCTGACTTCCTTAGGATCCTGCCTTTGAGGACagcctggggagcctggggagtgggggggctgCTGTGATGCAGACCTTTAAGACAATGCTTGACAACTGTCCGAACAGCTgtccctgcctgccctcctgtgCTATCTCCGTCCTCCTCAAGACACTGCCTTTTGATCCGAAAAGGTCCCTTCACCTCGTGGTCCATTTGCCTCTAGTTGTGAAATGAAACAGCCCTACCTCACTCCTCAAGAAAGGGTGGCAGAGTAAGCGTCAACACTAGAAATGACAGCAGGTCCCCCCAGCCTGGGACACGGGCATTcccgggggcaggggggagctGGGTCCAGAGGCCTTGCCTGGGGAATCCCTAGCTAGTGCTCTTTTCCCTGACACCAAGTGGAGCTCCTACTCTTTCCCTCCTCCACCTTTCCCTTCctacttcctctccttcttctacCCCAGGCTCCGGAGCAGACCCTCGACTGAGGTCTCACAGAATTTGCAAAATAATGGGCTGTGCTACAGTTTGAATTCAAATGCTCTGCCCTCTCCCGCAACCACAGCAGCCCACCCGTCTACAGTCAGGCCAGTCCAGTCTCAGGAACCCGCATCCTCAAATCTGTCAGGATATCTGCACCTCCTCTCCCGCCAGGCAGGACACGCCTGACCCAGCAGTGGGTCCTCAGTATCCTAGGCACAACCCGCCCTCCTCCAGGGCATCCTTGGGGCTCCAGACAGACCATAAATGTACCTGGAGCCTGGCACAAAGCTGCCAGGACAGCGGGCTGGGGGACACCGGTCCCGGACAAAGCGGCTTCCAGAAATGTGAGTCTCTGCTTCCAGACCCTGGTAGCCAGCCCTCCCCTGCCCACGCTAGAGGGTCCCAGGGAGAAGTCCCAGGGGCCGGCTCTTCCTCACCCACCCAGCCACTTTCACCTTTCCGCAGCGCTCCTTCCTGGCACTTCTGCTTTTCAGATTCTTCCTCCCAGCCCGCCCCACCCAACTTCTCACTTCCCGAGGTCCAGGGCAGGGCTGCCCCGCCCACCCGCCCCGCCTGGCTCCGACTCCGCCCCGCCTGGCTCCGACCCCGCCCCCGTGGAGCCTGGTCCCCTTCcgcccggggaggggggcggtgcaGAGGGGCCAGCCGGCTTCAATGGAGAAGGGCGAGCACTGGGGCCCAGCAGGGGATGCTGCCAGCTTGGCTCCTTGCTGGCACCCGGCGGGGCATGGGGTGCTAACGTCCACTCCGGATGTGGTGGTTTCCCCATAGTGGTCTCAGGCGGCTGCAGGCCAGGGTAGCCTCTGAGTCTGGGACCTGCGAGGAGAGCTACCACACTCACCAGCGCAGGCGGACCTTTCTGCCAGCCCCAGCCTCAGCTGGGTTAGTCATATTTCCTGGGTGGGGTCACTGCCTCTGCAGtgacttcttcctcctcccccagactTGCCTTTCTCCTTGCCCTGAATgcatacatttgattttttttttttttaagctcactAATGAGGGGGTATCTGGGGTCTAGAAAAACATTCTTTGCTGTGTCCTGCATTCAAAACGTCTCCCAAGTCTACCCTGGGTCATCTTCTCGTTCACCAGATGTTTGCTGACACACAGTCCTGGCACTGGGCGCTCTGAGGGACGGCAATAAAAGGAAGGGTGgtttggggcacttggctggctcaatgGGTAGACTCATGATCTCGGgctgtgagttggagccccacatgggtgtagagcctacttaaaaaaaaaaaaaaaaaaaggagtggttCTGTCTCAACCCTGGAGCCATCTTGCCTTCATCACGTCACAGGACCCTGGAGCTAGTCTGGCCAGCTTGCTTGCACACTTTCtagaggaggagactgaggccctgCGAGCACAAGTGGCTTGCCCACAGTCCTGTGCGACCAGACGCAGGTCACACAGGAATGGGAGGCAGGGGCAGTGTAAGGGGGGAAGCTGCCATTTCTTTCTGAATCCATGCGGAGGGATGCAGAGTCTGCGCGAGATCCAGGAGAAAGTGAGCGCCCAGTTACTCAACCACACATGCGGCTCTAGGGACTCGGGCCTGCCTTGGCCCAGTGCTGGTCAACAGGTTAGTTAAAGATAAGGCTCAGCCTTTAGAGGCAAGGCCCCACCCAGGGGCAGCAGTTTAGGCAGAACTAAGTCAAATCCACGTGTTAAAATTTCAAGACCAGAGCAAGATTGTAAATACTATTTGGAGAATGCAGACTAGCTGACATCTGAGTGTCTTCATGGTCAAACTGctggtctttttcatttttttttttttaaagcccatgcAAGTTGGGTGACCTCCCCCAtactccccttttcttttttaagaaagagagagatttttttgaaagagaaagtgagatcacaagtaggcagagaggcaggcagagaaggagggggaagcaggctccccgctgagcagggagtccgatgtggggctccatcccaataTCCTGAGATAATGAtcagagcaaaaggcagaggctcaacccactgagccacccaggtgccccaaactgctGGTTTTAAATACAAGGTAATCTGAGCTGTAACACCCACAAGAGCTTTGTCCCCACAAGAACCTGTGGCTGGGCAGATAACCTGGCAGAGTAGAAAAAGCTGAAAAGTTTGACTACTTACTCGCTATGTTTAATCTGGAGCCTCACCATACCCAGTCTGTAAGTGGGCAGAAAGATAAAggcaaagattaaatgagatcataaaatTAACAAATAGATGCTTAATAAACTTAGACTTATTTTTCTTCCCGGAAAGAGAATTTAGTAGGGGGACCCCAATAGGTGTGCTGAGCACCTCAGGAAGTAATGCCCCTGACCCTCCCACCATGAGCTTGGTGTAGCTGGCAAGTGGATGGGAAGTCACACCACACCTCACCGCCTCTTGTCCCTGCCCCTTAGTTCCACCCTAGCAAGGGTTACAGATTCTCGTCTGCCCCGGGGCATAACAGGTAGCTCTTCGGTTCTGTACTGGTTCTGTACTGACTCTGTGCATTAAAGAGGACGCAGGATGAATGGTCACTGTTCTCCACATTTGAGCCTCACTTGGCCAATGGTGGCCCCATTACCACAAACATGAAATGAGGTTTGCGAATTAAGGGCAAAACAAAAGAGCAGGTCGCTCAGCCTGGGAATCCCAAGCTCCTTAGCACTCCACGAGTGACAAAAACATCTGGTAACCAGACTCTaaaccttgtgtgtgtgtgtgtgtgtgtgtgtgtgtgtgtgtgtggtttgtttggtttgtttggttttcttttaaccagactcgcatttttcctctccctctagcCTGCCCTAGCGGGAATGCCCAGTTTGTCACAGatggaataaaataaagcatttcgTTAGCAAGGATCCGCCCCCTCCCGCCTCTCCTTTCGGGAGGGGAAGCGAGAGCCCGGAGGAGGCGCCCGGAGCCAGCAGAGTCCCTCCGACCCCTGTAGCGGAGCCTGGCTCCGGGGGTCAGACCCCAGAGCGCTGCTCACCTGCCAGCGCCTCGCCGGTAGCTCGTGGCCGTGGCGGGGCCCTCCGCCGCCCCGCACGCGACCGAGTCAGAGCCCGGAGGCCTGAACCGGCTGGGAGCTCCGCTGAGCTGTCCCTCGCCCCTGTCCCTTGCCGGGAGCCAGAGATGCTCACGTGAACCTAGAATTGTAGCGGGTATTGGGGAGGCTAACAGCAGGCCGCGCCGGAAACTCCGCTAGGGATGGTGTCCACAGCCCCAAACCCCTTGAGCCTTGGACTCGCTCAAGCTCTCACAGCTGCTGTCTGTCCCTTGAGTGCCTACTGCGGACCCAGTGGCTTTACACGCGATGtgcttctgtcctcagacctATTACCCTCATCATT comes from Neovison vison isolate M4711 chromosome 8, ASM_NN_V1, whole genome shotgun sequence and encodes:
- the CAPG gene encoding macrophage-capping protein, encoding MYTRLPQSGSPFPASVQDPGLHVWRVEKLKPVPVARESQGVFFSGDSYLVLHNGPEELSHLHLWIGQQSSRDEQGACAMLAVHLNTLLGERPVQHREVQGNESDLFMSYFPRGLKYQEGGVDSAFHKTSPGAAPAAIKKLYQVKGKKNIRATERALSWDSFNTGDCFILDLGQNIFAWCGGKSNILERNKARDLALAIRDSERQGKAQVEIVTDGEEPAEMIQVLGPKPALKEGNPEEDLTADRTNAQAAALYKVSDATGQMNLTKVADSSPFALELLLSDDCFVLDNGLCGKIYIWKGRKANEKERQAALQVAEDFISRMRYAPNTQVEILPQGRESPIFKQFFKDWK